The following are encoded in a window of Paenibacillaceae bacterium GAS479 genomic DNA:
- a CDS encoding Glycosyl transferase family 2 produces MITISLCMIVKNEEAVLARVLESVKGIPDEIIIADTGSTDRTVEIAKSFGARVERFEWVDDFAAARNFSFSKATKDYILWLDADDYLNQKDAVMLKNLKKTLDPATCRVTMPYVLSRSATGEALSSLRRNRLVRRDCNFEWIGAVHEYLNAYGQHLDLDAEVQHDKDKAYTDRNLRIYRSRREQGEEFNIRDLYYFANELKDHGHNDEAAIHYETMLRTGEGWVEDNIQACIKLSACYSALNQPELRLQSALRALSYDTPRPEVCCSIGNALFDAGSYTVAAYWYDLAVTTEPPATMGMSDRSSSTWYPHLQLCLCYDRLGLYSKAHTHNEEALKLFPGHPSMLHNRTYFKDSHGFLPN; encoded by the coding sequence TTGATTACGATAAGTCTGTGCATGATTGTCAAAAATGAGGAGGCCGTCCTTGCACGGGTGCTTGAATCCGTAAAAGGGATCCCGGATGAGATCATTATCGCGGATACCGGCTCCACGGATCGGACCGTGGAAATTGCCAAGTCATTCGGGGCGCGGGTGGAGCGCTTTGAATGGGTGGACGATTTTGCCGCTGCGCGCAATTTCTCATTTTCCAAGGCGACTAAAGATTACATCTTATGGCTGGATGCAGACGATTATTTGAACCAAAAGGATGCTGTAATGCTCAAGAATCTCAAAAAGACCCTCGATCCTGCAACTTGCCGGGTCACCATGCCTTATGTGTTAAGCCGCAGCGCAACGGGAGAAGCGCTTTCGAGCTTGAGACGTAACCGCCTGGTGCGGCGGGATTGCAACTTTGAGTGGATCGGAGCCGTGCACGAGTATTTGAATGCGTATGGTCAACATTTGGATTTGGATGCCGAAGTGCAGCATGACAAGGACAAGGCCTATACGGACCGGAATTTGCGCATTTATAGAAGCAGGAGGGAGCAGGGCGAGGAATTCAATATTCGTGATCTTTATTATTTTGCGAACGAGCTTAAAGATCACGGTCATAACGACGAAGCTGCTATTCATTACGAGACGATGCTGAGGACAGGCGAGGGTTGGGTGGAGGACAACATTCAAGCATGTATTAAGCTGTCAGCTTGCTATTCTGCACTCAATCAGCCCGAGCTGCGCTTACAGTCCGCACTCCGGGCGCTTTCGTACGATACGCCGCGGCCTGAGGTATGCTGCTCTATCGGCAATGCGCTTTTCGATGCTGGAAGCTATACCGTCGCTGCATACTGGTATGACCTTGCGGTGACGACCGAGCCTCCTGCTACGATGGGGATGTCTGACCGATCCTCCAGCACTTGGTATCCACATCTTCAGCTCTGTTTATGTTATGACAGACTAGGCTTATACTCTAAGGCGCATACACACAACGAGGAAGCGCTTAAGCTATTTCCTGGCCACCCGAGCATGCTGCACAACCGGACTTATTTTAAGGATAGTCATGGGTTTTTACCTAATTAA
- a CDS encoding Helicase conserved C-terminal domain-containing protein gives MHKEQWSESEIQLRCGKLSSRKGKELAADGLVVIQEWPPGVDRLSADILGKDAARVELAFGKHGLTEASCSSCPALGSYDKSCKHIAAALYAVRQRQQGMSHVAQRNGGADADHADQSELLHHSEKQTEPVPAALANVMAAFTRRQRADSALIRPALFDQRETLGMRLKFQPRVMREMLLLAVSLNVFVEGGWQPVYYLRSFLERVTDGRAATITRRSAYDPDKHRFAEGTAALIRHLGRIVSTEKLLRSEADSLSGHRREELLEIPPAEWPTLSVLAKECSEARLRQGEHEQPFAPDRSGSMDISFELSSGLKGGGVLAAEGLDELLVLDEYGIVLQRGKLYDCGREICGRLGALQQLFRASSSTKINLSSDQLEELSRHVLPGLGRLAEVRLSGSMAERIEHPPLKAKLYLDRVRDRLLADLEFQYGEETFRPFQEEERRATGKLLVRDREKEYDILELMGEGRMSMTERGCFVDGEEDEFHFLYTVLPRLELLVQVYVTTAVKTRVHAQSQPPIIRVYPDERTDWLEFRFELDGVPESEIRSVLLSLEEKRPFYRLRNGSLLPLQSEAYQEMIRYINETGFTYAEKTSYGYRMPAPAGVPLLEAAISSPVVHTSEQAKQLLQALKGADHANYPLPVELDDVLRDYQKAGYQWMKTLAAYRFGGILADEMGLGKTLQAIAFMLSLLPEIRSERRPALVVCPSSLVYNWAAELERFAPNMRVLIPDGAKKERLRKLDSIQEADIVIASYPQLRLDGEAYVAYPYTALILDEAQTIKNESTLTAKAVAEVSAHYKFALTGTPVENHAADLWSIFHAVFPRLLGSKKQFEELRREELAARVRPFLLRRLKSSVLEELPDKIETLQSAELLPEQKKLYAAYLVQLQQETLKHIDKDELKQNRIRILAGITRLRQICGHPGLFVEDYAGGSAKLEQLVGLIKDALESGRRPLVFSQFTTMLGIIRRRLEDSGLDCFQLDGSTPVRDRVPMCRRFNEGERDVFLLSLKAGGTGLNLTGADTVILYDLWWNPAVEQQAMDRAHRMGQKRVVHVIRLLARGTIEAKMHQLQQRKQGLMEELVQPGGMGADGLSDAELRDLLGLAGQ, from the coding sequence ATGCATAAGGAACAATGGAGCGAGTCCGAAATTCAGCTGCGTTGCGGCAAGCTGTCGAGCCGCAAGGGCAAGGAATTGGCTGCGGATGGGCTCGTTGTGATACAGGAATGGCCTCCGGGGGTGGACCGCCTGTCAGCGGACATTCTTGGCAAAGATGCCGCAAGAGTGGAGCTGGCTTTTGGCAAGCATGGGCTGACTGAAGCAAGCTGCAGCTCCTGTCCGGCTCTCGGTTCCTACGATAAAAGCTGCAAACATATTGCTGCGGCTTTGTACGCCGTAAGGCAGCGGCAGCAAGGAATGTCGCATGTCGCTCAGCGAAACGGCGGGGCAGATGCAGATCATGCGGATCAGAGTGAGCTACTACATCATTCGGAGAAGCAAACGGAGCCTGTCCCGGCTGCGCTCGCCAATGTGATGGCTGCTTTTACCCGCCGGCAGCGAGCAGACTCGGCATTGATTCGTCCGGCGTTATTTGACCAGCGCGAGACGCTGGGAATGAGATTGAAATTCCAGCCTAGAGTCATGCGAGAAATGCTGCTTTTGGCCGTTAGCCTCAACGTTTTTGTCGAAGGAGGCTGGCAGCCGGTTTACTATTTGAGAAGTTTCTTGGAGAGGGTGACGGATGGGCGCGCAGCAACGATAACCCGGAGATCCGCATATGACCCCGACAAGCACCGGTTCGCGGAAGGGACGGCTGCTTTGATCCGTCATTTAGGAAGAATTGTTTCGACGGAAAAGTTGCTGCGATCGGAGGCGGACAGCTTGAGTGGCCATCGGCGGGAGGAACTGCTGGAAATTCCTCCGGCGGAGTGGCCCACGTTGTCCGTGCTGGCAAAGGAATGTTCCGAAGCCCGCTTGCGCCAAGGAGAGCATGAGCAGCCTTTTGCCCCGGATCGCAGCGGATCGATGGATATTAGCTTTGAGTTATCTTCCGGTTTAAAAGGAGGGGGAGTTCTTGCGGCGGAAGGTCTGGATGAATTGCTCGTTTTGGACGAATACGGCATCGTGCTTCAACGCGGCAAGCTGTACGACTGCGGGAGGGAGATTTGCGGGAGACTGGGCGCTCTGCAGCAACTGTTTCGAGCGTCCTCCAGTACAAAGATTAATTTAAGTTCGGATCAGTTGGAAGAACTGAGCCGGCATGTGTTGCCTGGGCTTGGAAGGCTGGCGGAGGTAAGGTTAAGCGGCTCAATGGCGGAGCGGATTGAGCACCCGCCTTTGAAAGCAAAGCTGTATCTGGACCGAGTGAGGGACAGGCTGCTGGCAGATCTGGAGTTTCAATATGGAGAGGAGACGTTTCGTCCTTTTCAAGAGGAAGAGCGGCGCGCAACCGGAAAGCTGCTTGTCCGCGATCGCGAGAAGGAGTATGACATTCTGGAGCTTATGGGCGAAGGTCGTATGAGCATGACCGAGCGCGGCTGTTTTGTGGACGGCGAAGAGGATGAATTTCATTTTTTATATACCGTGCTTCCGCGTTTGGAACTGCTTGTACAGGTGTACGTGACGACGGCGGTGAAAACGCGAGTTCATGCGCAGTCGCAGCCACCTATTATCCGGGTCTATCCTGACGAGCGCACCGACTGGCTGGAATTCCGCTTTGAGCTGGACGGAGTTCCTGAGTCGGAAATTCGCTCTGTGCTGCTTTCGTTGGAAGAAAAAAGGCCGTTCTATCGTTTGCGCAACGGGTCTCTGCTGCCTTTGCAGTCGGAAGCGTATCAGGAAATGATTCGTTATATTAATGAGACGGGTTTCACCTATGCCGAGAAAACCTCATACGGTTACCGAATGCCTGCGCCAGCGGGGGTGCCTCTGCTCGAAGCGGCTATTTCCAGTCCGGTTGTTCACACCAGCGAGCAGGCCAAACAGCTGCTGCAGGCGCTCAAGGGGGCGGATCATGCGAATTATCCGCTTCCGGTTGAACTTGACGATGTCCTGCGAGATTATCAGAAGGCCGGCTATCAATGGATGAAGACACTAGCGGCTTACCGGTTTGGAGGCATTTTGGCGGATGAAATGGGGCTTGGCAAAACGCTTCAGGCGATTGCGTTTATGCTGTCCCTACTGCCGGAAATTCGTTCGGAGCGGCGGCCTGCACTGGTCGTATGTCCCTCTTCGCTTGTGTACAACTGGGCGGCCGAGCTGGAACGTTTTGCTCCGAATATGCGTGTGCTCATTCCGGACGGCGCCAAAAAAGAACGTTTGCGCAAGTTGGACTCCATACAAGAGGCGGACATTGTTATTGCCAGCTACCCGCAGCTTCGCTTGGATGGGGAAGCATACGTGGCGTATCCCTATACTGCGCTCATACTGGATGAGGCTCAGACGATCAAAAACGAATCGACGCTTACTGCAAAAGCAGTGGCAGAGGTAAGTGCCCATTACAAATTTGCTTTAACGGGAACGCCGGTAGAAAATCACGCAGCCGATCTGTGGTCCATTTTCCATGCGGTATTTCCTCGTCTCCTGGGCAGTAAGAAGCAATTTGAGGAGCTTCGCCGGGAGGAGCTTGCTGCGCGTGTGCGTCCCTTCCTGCTGAGAAGGCTGAAGAGCAGCGTATTGGAAGAGTTGCCGGATAAGATTGAGACGCTTCAGAGCGCCGAGCTGCTGCCGGAGCAGAAGAAATTGTACGCCGCTTATCTTGTGCAGCTGCAGCAGGAGACTCTGAAGCATATCGATAAGGACGAATTGAAGCAAAACCGCATTCGCATTTTGGCAGGTATAACTAGGCTCAGGCAAATTTGCGGTCATCCCGGCTTATTTGTGGAAGATTATGCGGGAGGCTCAGCCAAGCTGGAGCAACTGGTCGGTTTGATTAAGGATGCGCTGGAGTCCGGCCGCCGCCCGCTCGTTTTTTCCCAGTTCACGACGATGCTCGGAATCATTCGCCGGAGGCTGGAGGATTCAGGTCTGGACTGTTTTCAACTGGACGGCTCGACGCCGGTCCGAGACAGAGTACCGATGTGCCGTCGTTTTAACGAAGGAGAGCGGGATGTATTTCTGCTTTCATTGAAGGCAGGGGGGACCGGCTTGAATTTAACGGGTGCGGACACGGTTATTTTATACGATCTGTGGTGGAATCCGGCTGTGGAGCAGCAAGCGATGGACCGGGCGCATCGAATGGGGCAGAAGCGGGTAGTGCATGTTATTCGATTGCTTGCGCGAGGCACGATTGAGGCTAAAATGCATCAGCTTCAGCAGCGCAAGCAGGGGCTGATGGAAGAGCTTGTCCAGCCGGGCGGGATGGGAGCGGATGGTTTATCTGATGCAGAGCTGAGGGATCTGCTCGGTTTAGCAGGACAATAA
- a CDS encoding Chondroitinase B, translating to MTQKRFKSFKLGAMVSAVAIAVSAFQLVGPATTVHAATSYYVSTSGSDSNAGTSTGAAFKTLQKAANTANAGDTVFVMAGTYNQKLKITKSGTSGSPITFQNYNNGAVVIEGNSLPVSGREGLVHMANVSNVKVQGFEIRNFQTSSSGAVPVGIALEGSGSNIELRNNKVNNIKNTASSSRNAHGISVYGSKSTPWSNITIDGNTLSNLVLGSSESLVLNGNVDGFSVTNNIVRDNDNIGIDIIGFEGTAPSGYDQARNGVIRGNSISNIAVKNNPAYESNCYCAGGIYVDGGKNVVIEQNRSFNNDMGIEVASEWQGKSTSNITVRNNLIYNNRYTGIAIGGYDTQRGSTVDSKIVNNTLYNNDTVGNDGGQLLIQFDTRNNIIKNNIMVASSSGILIQNQFTQNTGNIVNNNLYYGVNGTSGLKWNWKTSSYTNFSTYKSSTGNDANSSVTNPLFVNPTSSNFTLGTGSPAINAGSTDTAIIGSNDFAGNARVLGGAVDIGAYEKQ from the coding sequence ATGACACAGAAGAGGTTCAAAAGCTTCAAATTAGGAGCAATGGTGTCCGCAGTGGCAATCGCCGTCTCTGCTTTTCAATTGGTCGGTCCTGCAACTACCGTCCACGCCGCCACTTCCTATTATGTTTCCACTTCGGGAAGCGACAGCAACGCAGGGACAAGTACAGGCGCCGCCTTCAAAACGCTGCAAAAAGCCGCCAATACGGCAAATGCCGGAGATACTGTATTTGTTATGGCAGGGACGTACAATCAGAAGTTGAAGATCACCAAATCCGGAACATCCGGTTCGCCAATCACATTCCAAAACTATAATAACGGCGCGGTTGTTATCGAAGGCAACAGCTTGCCCGTAAGCGGCCGCGAGGGCCTTGTCCATATGGCGAATGTCAGCAACGTCAAGGTTCAAGGCTTTGAGATCCGCAATTTCCAAACTTCAAGCTCCGGAGCTGTTCCGGTAGGCATTGCCCTTGAGGGTTCAGGCAGTAATATCGAACTTCGGAATAATAAAGTAAATAATATTAAAAACACGGCTTCTAGCAGCAGAAACGCCCACGGCATTTCCGTCTATGGCTCTAAATCGACCCCATGGAGCAATATTACGATTGACGGCAATACGCTCAGCAATCTTGTCTTGGGAAGCAGCGAGTCACTCGTACTTAACGGCAACGTAGATGGATTCTCGGTTACGAACAATATTGTTCGTGACAACGACAATATCGGAATCGATATTATCGGCTTCGAAGGTACCGCACCAAGCGGCTACGACCAAGCACGAAACGGTGTTATTCGCGGCAATAGCATCTCTAATATAGCCGTTAAAAACAACCCCGCCTATGAAAGCAACTGCTACTGTGCCGGCGGCATTTATGTAGATGGCGGCAAAAACGTAGTCATTGAACAAAACCGCAGCTTCAACAATGACATGGGCATCGAGGTAGCAAGCGAATGGCAAGGTAAATCCACCTCCAACATTACCGTCCGCAACAACCTTATCTACAACAACAGATACACAGGAATCGCCATCGGCGGTTACGATACCCAGCGGGGCTCCACAGTGGACAGCAAAATTGTCAACAACACTCTCTACAATAATGATACAGTCGGCAATGACGGCGGCCAATTGCTCATTCAGTTCGACACCAGAAACAATATCATCAAAAACAACATTATGGTCGCCAGTTCTTCAGGCATTTTGATCCAAAATCAATTCACCCAAAACACCGGAAATATCGTGAACAACAACCTGTACTATGGTGTAAACGGGACATCCGGCCTGAAATGGAATTGGAAAACGTCCTCCTACACGAACTTCAGCACGTACAAGTCCTCCACAGGCAACGATGCGAACTCTTCCGTAACCAATCCTCTGTTCGTAAATCCGACAAGCTCCAACTTCACTCTCGGCACCGGCTCCCCGGCCATTAACGCCGGCAGCACGGATACTGCGATTATCGGCTCCAATGATTTTGCCGGTAACGCACGAGTTCTTGGCGGCGCTGTCGATATCGGAGCGTACGAGAAGCAATAA
- a CDS encoding Right handed beta helix region: protein MMKHTRKGFKLALMATAAATAISTFQFAGNESVVHASSSYYVSTTGSDSNSGTSTGSAFKTIQKAANIATPGDTIYVRGGIYKQKLKITKSGTATAPITFQSYSNEKAVIDGSGLKVSDQSEGLIEISNVSNIKFKGFEVRNFKTSVYDEVPMGISIFGSGSNIELSGNKVHHIESNAKVRKDGGDWSGRNAHGIAVYGTESTALKNITISGNELSNLVLGSSEALVVNGNVDTFKVTNNLVHDNDNIGIDIIGFEGTAPQNDQARNGLVSGNTVYNTTATKNPSYGPVPNDQYSAGGIYVDGGKNVVIERNKSYNNDIGVELASEHQGKSTSGITLRNNLIYGNSYTGIAIGGYDTERGSTVDSKIVNNTLVQNDTIGYEGGQILLQYDTKNNIIKNNILVASSSNIMIQNQYAKNSGNVVNYNLYYGTGGANGSQWTWKNSTYKNFAAYKKATKNDANSVFANPLFVNAGTRDYRLNASSPAVNKGEKLTTIIGATDLAGKTRVVGSSVDIGAYELK, encoded by the coding sequence ATGATGAAGCACACGCGAAAAGGCTTTAAACTAGCCCTTATGGCTACCGCTGCAGCAACAGCTATCTCCACCTTCCAGTTTGCAGGGAATGAATCTGTGGTACATGCAAGCTCTTCCTATTATGTTTCGACAACCGGCAGCGACAGCAATTCGGGAACGAGCACAGGCTCCGCCTTTAAAACGATTCAGAAAGCTGCCAATATAGCCACTCCTGGTGATACCATTTATGTGCGTGGCGGCATTTACAAGCAAAAGCTGAAAATTACCAAATCCGGTACAGCTACCGCCCCAATCACCTTCCAGAGTTATTCTAATGAAAAAGCCGTAATCGATGGCAGCGGGCTTAAAGTGTCCGATCAAAGCGAAGGTCTCATCGAAATCTCCAACGTCAGCAACATCAAATTTAAAGGTTTTGAGGTTCGCAACTTTAAAACCTCTGTTTATGACGAAGTGCCGATGGGAATCTCCATATTCGGATCTGGCAGCAATATCGAGCTGAGCGGAAACAAAGTGCATCATATCGAGAGCAACGCCAAAGTAAGAAAAGACGGCGGCGATTGGTCCGGCCGCAACGCGCATGGAATCGCCGTTTATGGGACAGAATCGACCGCTCTGAAAAATATTACAATTAGCGGAAACGAACTGTCGAATCTCGTGCTTGGATCAAGCGAGGCGCTCGTTGTTAACGGTAACGTTGATACGTTCAAGGTTACCAATAACCTCGTCCATGACAACGATAATATCGGAATCGACATCATCGGCTTCGAGGGCACCGCTCCCCAAAACGATCAGGCTCGCAACGGTCTTGTTAGCGGCAATACCGTCTACAACACTACCGCTACGAAAAACCCGTCCTACGGTCCTGTTCCGAATGATCAGTATTCCGCCGGTGGAATCTATGTTGATGGCGGTAAAAACGTTGTCATTGAGCGCAACAAAAGCTACAACAATGACATCGGCGTTGAGCTCGCCAGCGAGCATCAAGGCAAATCCACCAGCGGCATTACGCTGCGCAACAATCTGATCTATGGAAACAGCTATACTGGCATTGCCATCGGCGGTTATGATACGGAACGCGGCTCTACCGTCGACAGCAAAATCGTCAACAATACGCTCGTTCAGAACGACACGATTGGGTATGAAGGCGGCCAAATTCTGCTTCAATACGATACCAAAAACAACATCATCAAAAACAACATCCTGGTTGCAAGCTCTTCGAACATTATGATTCAGAACCAATATGCAAAAAACAGCGGCAACGTGGTGAATTATAACCTCTACTACGGAACTGGCGGAGCAAATGGATCGCAATGGACATGGAAAAACAGTACTTACAAAAACTTTGCCGCCTATAAAAAGGCTACTAAAAACGATGCAAACTCCGTATTTGCCAATCCGCTCTTCGTGAACGCGGGCACTCGCGATTACCGTCTGAACGCTTCTTCTCCAGCTGTAAACAAAGGGGAGAAGCTTACGACAATCATTGGCGCAACCGATCTGGCTGGTAAAACGCGGGTTGTTGGTTCCTCGGTTGATATCGGGGCTTATGAGCTGAAATAG
- a CDS encoding tagatose 6-phosphate kinase: MYPELKSSVVCGALNPAVDKRIHVPKLSIGNVQRATIQESTPGGKGLNVSRAAVSLGAQVIATGFLGGDNGEWIQTSLYESRIEQEWLYVQGLTRMCLNIIDDSSGTSTEILESGPVVKEEEAQEFIGRWRALSTPGEWMTLSGSLPKGLDDNYYAELIAVSRSKGANIVLDTSGAALIRGIEAGPHTIKPNEEEFRQWTGADPRNRAAVQQLMSELILKGVKVLIVSLGKEGCIAATAEGELWRAMPPAINAVNAVGSGDCFVAGWTVANARGFDIAQSLRLATAAGAANAISHSTGKISIVDTAKLSALTQVDRW; the protein is encoded by the coding sequence ATGTATCCTGAGCTTAAGTCTTCCGTTGTGTGCGGAGCTCTGAATCCCGCTGTGGACAAGAGGATCCATGTTCCCAAGCTATCCATTGGCAATGTGCAAAGAGCGACCATCCAGGAGTCGACACCCGGAGGCAAAGGGCTGAACGTTTCCAGGGCTGCCGTCTCCCTTGGCGCACAGGTCATAGCGACCGGGTTTTTGGGAGGAGACAACGGAGAGTGGATTCAAACCTCTCTTTACGAATCCAGAATCGAGCAGGAATGGCTGTACGTTCAAGGACTTACTAGAATGTGTTTGAATATTATCGACGATTCCAGCGGCACATCGACCGAGATTTTGGAATCCGGGCCTGTTGTAAAGGAAGAAGAGGCGCAGGAGTTTATCGGTCGTTGGAGGGCGCTCAGTACGCCGGGCGAATGGATGACGCTGTCGGGGAGTTTGCCGAAAGGGCTAGATGATAATTATTATGCCGAGTTGATCGCCGTATCCCGATCCAAAGGAGCCAACATCGTCCTGGATACGAGCGGTGCGGCGCTAATTCGAGGAATAGAGGCGGGACCGCATACGATCAAGCCGAACGAAGAGGAGTTCAGGCAGTGGACCGGAGCTGATCCGCGCAATAGGGCCGCTGTGCAGCAGCTTATGTCCGAGCTTATCCTTAAGGGAGTTAAAGTGCTGATTGTTTCGCTTGGCAAGGAAGGCTGTATCGCAGCAACGGCGGAGGGCGAACTGTGGCGCGCTATGCCTCCGGCGATCAATGCCGTTAATGCCGTTGGCAGTGGCGACTGTTTTGTCGCCGGATGGACCGTGGCGAATGCGCGAGGGTTCGATATCGCCCAGTCTCTGCGCCTGGCGACGGCAGCAGGGGCCGCCAATGCAATTTCCCACAGTACGGGCAAGATCAGTATCGTAGACACGGCTAAACTTTCCGCATTGACGCAGGTGGATCGTTGGTAG
- a CDS encoding tagatose 1,6-diphosphate aldolase GatY/KbaY, whose protein sequence is MSLVSSTPLLQAARANGYAVTAFNVHTLEMLQAVVEAATELDAPIILQSTMGTVKHLGADFIVAAAQVAASKTHVPVALHLDHCHDFDMIVQCIRAGYTSIMIDASMKPFTDNVADTKRVVELATAIAINVEAELGKVGGVEDDIAVEDHEATLADPEECARFVAATGVATLAPAIGTAHGIYKGEPNIDFDRIGRIASRVGVPLVLHGGSGIPEEQVKRAIALGMAKMNVATELRIVFSDAIKKVFADNPAVDDPRHYLKPAKDALREAAKEKIRMCGAVGRAVDHVS, encoded by the coding sequence ATGTCTCTCGTATCATCCACTCCGCTGCTTCAAGCCGCGCGCGCGAATGGTTATGCCGTTACCGCATTTAATGTTCATACGCTCGAAATGCTGCAAGCTGTCGTCGAAGCGGCTACGGAGCTGGACGCTCCTATCATTCTGCAGTCCACCATGGGAACGGTAAAACATCTCGGCGCTGACTTCATCGTTGCTGCGGCTCAGGTTGCTGCCTCGAAAACGCATGTTCCTGTAGCTTTGCATCTGGATCATTGCCATGATTTTGACATGATCGTTCAATGTATCCGCGCTGGATATACGTCCATTATGATCGATGCATCCATGAAGCCGTTCACGGATAACGTGGCGGATACAAAACGTGTGGTTGAGTTGGCCACGGCAATCGCCATCAATGTGGAAGCTGAACTTGGAAAAGTCGGTGGCGTCGAGGACGACATTGCGGTTGAGGACCATGAAGCGACGCTGGCCGATCCAGAGGAATGCGCACGTTTTGTTGCGGCAACCGGCGTTGCAACGCTGGCGCCTGCTATCGGCACGGCGCATGGCATCTATAAAGGTGAGCCGAATATCGATTTTGACCGGATTGGGCGTATCGCTTCTCGCGTCGGGGTTCCGCTTGTTCTGCACGGTGGCTCCGGTATTCCGGAGGAGCAGGTGAAGCGGGCAATTGCGCTCGGTATGGCTAAAATGAACGTAGCAACCGAACTGCGAATCGTCTTTTCGGATGCGATCAAAAAGGTGTTTGCAGACAATCCGGCTGTGGACGATCCTCGCCATTATTTGAAGCCGGCGAAAGACGCGCTCCGCGAGGCCGCCAAAGAAAAAATCCGTATGTGCGGGGCAGTTGGCCGCGCGGTGGATCATGTATCCTGA
- a CDS encoding glucosamine--fructose-6-phosphate aminotransferase (isomerizing) — protein sequence MKETIGAHTYREIAEQSIALKEAYEEAIRRKAWAEAYLGDSEVQQTLFLGSGSSYYQAITMAATYRSWLKRPATALPSSDLLLIREQAVLEQSRTVAIGVSRSGESTEVVKALDSVKELPGWRLAGVTCYAESSMAKLGDSLVSKLGAEKSTVMTKSLASMIVGMQTAIALVSDRADEHLQELDQLVQAQEERVREGEQLAQAAVSARNFDRTVFLGMGAMFGIAEEGCLKLKEMSNTWTESFGTLEFRHGPKSIVDQHTCVIVLVSDQSREAELKVAREMQDYGAYVIVAASATGEDTAFADSFVETGLVGGSDEARAVAALPFLQYYGYFTALKRGNNPDEPRNLSQVVII from the coding sequence ATGAAGGAAACGATAGGAGCCCACACATACCGGGAAATTGCAGAACAGTCAATTGCGCTCAAAGAAGCCTATGAGGAGGCTATTCGCCGCAAGGCCTGGGCCGAAGCTTATTTAGGTGATTCCGAGGTTCAGCAAACTTTGTTTCTTGGATCGGGCTCTTCCTATTATCAAGCGATTACGATGGCTGCGACTTATCGTTCCTGGCTGAAGCGGCCGGCAACGGCTTTGCCTTCTTCCGATCTGTTGTTGATCCGGGAACAGGCCGTGCTTGAGCAATCTAGAACGGTAGCGATTGGCGTTTCACGATCGGGTGAATCTACCGAGGTTGTTAAAGCGCTTGATTCGGTCAAGGAACTGCCGGGCTGGCGGCTCGCAGGTGTGACTTGTTATGCGGAAAGCTCCATGGCCAAGCTTGGAGACAGCCTTGTGTCCAAGCTCGGTGCAGAGAAAAGCACGGTTATGACCAAATCTCTCGCTAGCATGATCGTCGGAATGCAAACGGCAATTGCTCTAGTGTCCGATCGAGCCGATGAGCATTTGCAGGAGCTGGATCAGCTTGTGCAGGCGCAAGAGGAGCGGGTGCGGGAAGGGGAACAGCTTGCGCAAGCGGCTGTATCCGCCCGGAATTTCGACCGCACGGTATTTCTCGGCATGGGAGCTATGTTTGGCATCGCGGAGGAAGGCTGTCTCAAGCTCAAAGAAATGTCCAATACGTGGACGGAGAGCTTCGGAACGCTGGAATTCCGGCATGGTCCAAAGTCGATCGTAGATCAGCACACCTGCGTGATCGTGCTTGTATCCGATCAATCCCGCGAAGCGGAGCTTAAGGTTGCGCGCGAAATGCAGGACTATGGAGCGTATGTTATCGTAGCTGCCTCCGCGACGGGAGAAGACACTGCTTTCGCTGATTCGTTTGTGGAAACAGGTCTGGTAGGCGGTTCTGACGAAGCTCGCGCCGTCGCGGCGCTTCCATTCCTTCAATACTACGGTTATTTTACAGCGCTGAAGCGCGGCAACAATCCCGACGAACCTCGCAATCTTTCCCAAGTTGTCATTATCTGA